In one Spirosoma rigui genomic region, the following are encoded:
- a CDS encoding DUF779 domain-containing protein, which yields MTAQTIARVDVTPAAADVIAQLRDRHGPLMFHQSGGCCDGSSPMCYAVGDFIVGASDIWLGQIEGCDFWMSEDQFIYWQYTQLLIDVTPGRGASFSLEIPLGVRFLTRSRLFEPGELAHLTPTHTGQYV from the coding sequence ACAAACAATTGCCCGGGTCGACGTTACGCCAGCCGCTGCCGATGTCATTGCGCAGCTTCGGGACCGGCACGGACCGCTCATGTTTCACCAGAGTGGGGGCTGCTGTGACGGCTCATCCCCGATGTGTTATGCCGTGGGCGATTTTATCGTTGGTGCGTCAGACATCTGGCTGGGGCAGATCGAGGGCTGCGACTTCTGGATGTCGGAAGACCAGTTTATCTACTGGCAGTACACCCAGCTACTTATCGACGTAACACCCGGTCGGGGCGCCAGCTTCTCGCTGGAAATTCCCCTGGGTGTGCGCTTTCTAACGCGCTCCCGGCTGTTTGAGCCGGGCGAGTTGGCGCACCTGACGCCAACACATACCGGCCAGTACGTTTAG